One genomic region from Cucumis melo cultivar AY chromosome 9, USDA_Cmelo_AY_1.0, whole genome shotgun sequence encodes:
- the LOC127150940 gene encoding uncharacterized protein LOC127150940, giving the protein MTSTSTSTDGPFYKINPSHHFYSLVSCLSHLEKTTHNIKAKLKPDQLALFRKTKFGHFLDLNIVFNGPLIHYLLLREVEDEGKDSISFLLGGVVCTFGRREFNIVTGLWGPKEDYIQLGGNSRLLEKFFKDKDCVYVSDLEDIFLEYEGDDDDIVKLALVYFIEISLLGKDRRTKVDIGFLKIADDWNSFNNYDWGRIVFVRTLSALKRALDKQYAKGKKKSTQTKKYTINGFPHALQVWAYESIPTIIGCGVDKVNDHAIPRMLRWVCQQSPKSQTISQVFDSPMFIIKAVIEMTPEEEQLKIASGELFENFRSSTIIQSKNGGSKRVREVVNDEDELKKSKKQKSKIKMKKAIRNLQDRVAVVEGQLNTIKSDIDELKGLMSTILKHIGLQRKGDEGDHKVSEGLEDEHIEVKKKGDEDVLEKKVDIGLEEPIDVVDDEDVIEIEPFLTQRPHVRPARRKRASVYLSTPFTTLPKRSLTSTTSTSESEAIVYDPMHKILDVHLDRLRAWITDKRTDDELRETFHGKKSKAFFRDLFMCRRWLSDEHLDALFLFIRLKIKAAGIPSSQNFTTADTIFMRILVSKWPLYKECIKENRPFDWDEEYRLVDYVVGSKVDFQDPWASVDYVYSPFNVHGNHWVLLCLDLVSCQVKVWDSLPSLTTAEEMTNILLPIRQLVPKLLDSTGFFDRRGRSSTYKEPWPVVIVDPIPLQRNNCDCGVFAIKYFEYIAAGVGLDTLCQENMSYFRKQLAFQVWTNQHSYVLKY; this is encoded by the exons atgacatcgacttcaacatcgaccgacggacccttctacaagattaatccttcccatcatttttattccctagtaagctgtttgtctcatttggaaaagacaacacataatattaaggccaaactcaaacccgatcaattagccttatttaggaaaacaaagtttgggcactttttggacctaaatattgtcttcaatgggccactcatccactacttactgttaagggaggtggaagatgaaggaaaggattctataagtttcctactagggggcgttgtttgtactttcggtaggagagagtttaacatcgtaactggactatggggtcctaaagaggactatattcagttgggtgggaacagtcgactgttggagaagtttttcaaagacaaggactgtgtttacgttagcgacttagaagatatatttttggaatacgagggtgatgacgatgatatcgtcaaattagctttagtctactttatagagatatctttgttgggaaaagataggcgaaccaaagtggacattggttttttgaagattgctgatgattggaattcatttaataattatgattggggtcggattgtttttgtacgcacgctaagtgcattgaaaagagccttggacaagcaatatgccaagggaaagaagaaatcaacacagacaaaaaaatatactatcaatggatttccgcatgcattacag gtttgggcatatgagtctataccaaccatcattggatgtggtgtagataaagtaaacgatcatgccataccacgaatgctgaggtgggtgtgccaacaatcaccaaagtcccaaactataagccaggtgtttgactcgccaatg tttataattaaggcggtcattgagatgacacctgaagaggagcaattgaaaattgcttcaggtgaactttttgaaaacttccgctcatctaccattattcagtcgaagaatggtggttcaaaaagagtacgagaagttgttaacgatgaagatgagttgaaaaagagtaagaaacagaagtccaagattaagatgaaaaaggctattcgaaatctccaagatcgagtagcggttgttgaaggccaacttaatactataaaatccgatattgacgaattgaagggcctgatgtcaaccatattgaagcacattggacttcaaagaaag ggtgacgaaggggaccacaaggtgtccgaaggcttggaggatgaacacattgaagttaaaaagaag ggtgacgaagatgtgttggagaagaaggttgatattggtttagaggagccaatagatgtcgttgacgatgaggacgtcatagagatagaaccatttctcactcaacgaccacacgttcggcccgcccgtaggaagcgtgcaagtgtttacctatcaaccccattcacaactctacctaaacggtctctgacatcaaccaccagcacctctgagtctgaagcaattgtttatgatcctatgcacaaaatacttgacgtccatttagatagacttcgagcgtggattacagacaagcgtacagacgatgagctgcgtgaaacctttcatgggaaaaaatcgaaggcttttttcagagacttgtttatgtgtcgccggtggttgtcggatgag catttggatgcactttttcttttcattcgcttgaagattaaggcagccgggataccttcttctcagaacttcacaactgcggacacaatctttatg cgcattttagtttcgaagtggcccctatacaaagaatgtattaaagagaatcgcccgtttgactgggacgaagagtataggttggttgactatgttgtcgggtcaaaagtggacttccaagatccttgggcaagtgttgattacgtttactctccattcaatgtccatggcaaccattgggttctattatgcttggatttggtaagttgtcaagtgaaggtatgggattcgcttccgtcacttacaactgccgaagagatgacaaacatattactgcccattcgacagttggtgccaaagttgttagatagtactggcttctttgataggagaggtagatcatcgacatacaaggaaccttggccagttgtcattgttgacccaattccacttcaacgaaataattgtgattgtggcgtattcgcaattaagtattttgagtacatagctgctggtgttggtttagatacattatgtcaagaaaacatgtcatactttagaaaacaattagcatttcaagtATGGAccaaccaacactcctatgtattgaaatattaa
- the LOC127150939 gene encoding uncharacterized protein LOC127150939 isoform X1 codes for MAVPSEKYFPATVSCQVHKIGSLIKDKLTKDQLQMFEKTIFGPLLNVNMVFNGQLIHHFLLRQIPEDGNADGICFSVLGKNVRFTQKEFNIITGLWPTNNPLEKDCDSKRLQSLLFGSENKKVITCLEIEEIFKNFEFTNDDDAVKVALAVFIETVMVGKDKKTQFDMDILGRVDDEEAFKSFDWSTFFYTRLLNSLKTSLQGKKEAYELKKTRSSKAVSYYNIKGYVLAFQVWAYEVLSTANEHLATRNSKGLIPRILRWNCTQAPSYKMLQNNIFDNKNTVVQPKLKMSTQEKAFMESRIRGDDNMQMEEDESIGAMNNKSLEQSDSSPQREQLSPQREQSQTVAEESEMHPITKKKHFRSKKSNDKEERSHSKSYKKLKKEIKEVRKDLSTLTSIVCRMDDTITKQSLELYEMKQMLERLVQNQTENQGNDHTDQNDNEYVVQEQHTQQQPTEEQHTERQEETQREHEEERGSDISIDGRDADLLMTIRDISDSLSHQIQKESDLPQMITTLPYVSQPLALCELAPMDQTVQIVNEESQLETTKKQVEMKKNDEAVTLVEKEPVTVPDKDVEEKPIKRRKLCKIANKEVQHEDEQGNPPTTSAQIISVSTTPVPDVEIREVDPYNPMWKVDPKLWKEYLQWKKSRKTTHEERKVVSTTRKKDFFRQLEENTWVHGDTLDLLFAHLQNKMLHLKHHCKRSFRILHSSFLTGINKPDCIVWNHIFDTHLVTPDNKKAEWTDPTAHLSIWTEKDVEYYFNTAVGDYNDIPGWGDVNYVITCINIKEHWLAIAADMRKCRIYVFDSMPNYVEQKLVDEALQMPARCIASLAIAIGVNLHSDRFTYGPWPIRRSKATLQKGRSLDCGIFCTKFVECLVTASDLGCLTVPNMKLFRQQYVLELWANKYFC; via the exons atggctgtacctagcgaaaagtatttccctgccactgtgtcatgccaagtgcacaagattggcagtcttattaaggataaactgaccaaggaccagctgcaaatgttcgaaaaaacaatttttggtccattgctgaatgtgaacatggtattcaacggccagttgatccatcatttcttgctgaggcagatacctgaagacggtaacgcagatggaatctgtttctcggttttagggaagaacgtccgttttacccaaaaggaattcaacatcataactggattgtggccaacaaacaatccattggagaaagattgcgatagcaagcgactgcaaagtcttctattcggatcagaaaataagaaagtaataacatgcttggaaattgaggaaattttcaagaattttgagtttacaaatgatgacgatgctgtgaaggtcgccttggccgtctttatagaaactgtgatggtcgggaaggataagaaaacacagtttgacatggacattttgggaagagttgatgatgaagaagcatttaaaagcttcgattggtcaactttcttctacactcgtctgctcaacagtttaaagacaagtctccaaggcaaaaaagaagcatacgagctgaagaagacacgaagttccaaagcagtgtcatactataacatcaaaggctacgtccttgcttttcag gtgtgggcttatgaagtactctcaaccgcaaatgagcacctggccacaagaaacagtaagggattaatcccaaggatattgagatggaattgtacacaagctccatcttacaaaatgctgcagaataacatattcgacaacaaaaat actgttgttcaacctaaactcaagatgtcaacccaagagaaggctttcatggagagtcgaattcgaggggatgataacatgcaaatggaggaggatgaatccattggagcaatgaacaacaaatcattggagcaatcagactcatctccacaaagagaacAACTCTCACCCCAAAgggaacaaagtcaaacagtggctgaggagtctgaaatgcatccaatcaccaagaagaaacatttcagatcaaagaagtccaatgacaaagaagaacgaagtcattcaaaatcctacaagaaactgaagaaggaaataaaagaagttcgtaaggatttatccacactgacttctatagtctgtaggatggatgacacaatcacaaagcagtcattggagctgtatgaaatgaagcagatgctggagagattggtccag aatcaaactgaaaatcaagggaatgatcatactgatcagaatgacaatgagtatgttgttcaagaacaacatactcaacaacaacctactgaagaacaacatactgaacgtcaagaggaaacccaaag ggaacatgaagaggaacgtggtagtgatataagcatagacggtagggatgcagacttgctaatgactataagagatatatcggatagtctaagtcatcaaattcagaaagaaTCAGACCTGCCACagatgattactacccttccatatgtgagccaacctcttgcactttgtgaattggctccaatggatcaaactgtacaaattgtaaatgaagaatctcaactg gaaacaacaaaaaaacaggttgagatgaaaaaaaatgatgaagcagttactttggttgaaaaagaaccagtaactgtgcctgataaagatgtggaagaaaaaccaataaagagaagaaagctatgtaaaatagcaaataaagaggtgcaacatgaagatgaacaaggtaatccacccacaacatctgctcagatcatatcagtatctacaacacctgtcccagatgtggaaatcagagaagtagatccatataatccgatgtggaaagtggatccaaaattatggaaggaatacttgcaatggaaaaaatcaagaaaaacaacccatgaagaaaggaaagtagtctccacaaccagaaagaaagactttttcagacagcttgaagaaaacacatgggtacatggagac acattggatCTGCTATTCGcccacttgcagaataaaatgttgcatctcaagcaccattgcaagcgttcttttagaatattacattcctcttttctg actggaatcaataaaccagactgcattgtttggaaccacatttttgatactcatctggtgacaccagataataagaaagctgaatggacagacccaacagcacacctaagtatatggacagaaaaagatgtcgaatactatttcaacactgctgttggtgattacaacgacataccagggtggggagatgtcaactacgtgattacctgcatcaacataaaagaacactggttggctattgcagctgatatgagaaaatgcaggatctacgtgttcgactcaatgccaaattatgttgagcagaaacttgttgatgaagctcttcaaatgcctgcacgatgcattgcctcactcgcgattgcaattggagtcaacctccattcagatcgtttcacatatggcccttggccaatacgcagatcgaaggccacattacagaaagggcgttcattggattgtggaattttctgtaccaaatttgttgaatgccttgtaactgctagtgaccttggttgtctaactgtgccaaacatgaaactgtttagacaacaatatgtgctggaactttgggccaataaatacttttgttaa
- the LOC127150939 gene encoding uncharacterized protein LOC127150939 isoform X2, translating to MAVPSEKYFPATVSCQVHKIGSLIKDKLTKDQLQMFEKTIFGPLLNVNMVFNGQLIHHFLLRQIPEDGNADGICFSVLGKNVRFTQKEFNIITGLWPTNNPLEKDCDSKRLQSLLFGSENKKVITCLEIEEIFKNFEFTNDDDAVKVALAVFIETVMVGKDKKTQFDMDILGRVDDEEAFKSFDWSTFFYTRLLNSLKTSLQGKKEAYELKKTRSSKAVSYYNIKGYVLAFQVWAYEVLSTANEHLATRNSKGLIPRILRWNCTQAPSYKMLQNNIFDNKNTVVQPKLKMSTQEKAFMESRIRGDDNMQMEEDESIGAMNNKSLEQSDSSPQREQLSPQREQSQTVAEESEMHPITKKKHFRSKKSNDKEERSHSKSYKKLKKEIKEVRKDLSTLTSIVCRMDDTITKQSLELYEMKQMLERLVQNQTENQGNDHTDQNDNEYVVQEQHTQQQPTEEQHTERQEETQREHEEERGSDISIDGRDADLLMTIRDISDSLSHQIQKESDLPQMITTLPYVSQPLALCELAPMDQTVQIVNEESQLVEMKKNDEAVTLVEKEPVTVPDKDVEEKPIKRRKLCKIANKEVQHEDEQGNPPTTSAQIISVSTTPVPDVEIREVDPYNPMWKVDPKLWKEYLQWKKSRKTTHEERKVVSTTRKKDFFRQLEENTWVHGDTLDLLFAHLQNKMLHLKHHCKRSFRILHSSFLTGINKPDCIVWNHIFDTHLVTPDNKKAEWTDPTAHLSIWTEKDVEYYFNTAVGDYNDIPGWGDVNYVITCINIKEHWLAIAADMRKCRIYVFDSMPNYVEQKLVDEALQMPARCIASLAIAIGVNLHSDRFTYGPWPIRRSKATLQKGRSLDCGIFCTKFVECLVTASDLGCLTVPNMKLFRQQYVLELWANKYFC from the exons atggctgtacctagcgaaaagtatttccctgccactgtgtcatgccaagtgcacaagattggcagtcttattaaggataaactgaccaaggaccagctgcaaatgttcgaaaaaacaatttttggtccattgctgaatgtgaacatggtattcaacggccagttgatccatcatttcttgctgaggcagatacctgaagacggtaacgcagatggaatctgtttctcggttttagggaagaacgtccgttttacccaaaaggaattcaacatcataactggattgtggccaacaaacaatccattggagaaagattgcgatagcaagcgactgcaaagtcttctattcggatcagaaaataagaaagtaataacatgcttggaaattgaggaaattttcaagaattttgagtttacaaatgatgacgatgctgtgaaggtcgccttggccgtctttatagaaactgtgatggtcgggaaggataagaaaacacagtttgacatggacattttgggaagagttgatgatgaagaagcatttaaaagcttcgattggtcaactttcttctacactcgtctgctcaacagtttaaagacaagtctccaaggcaaaaaagaagcatacgagctgaagaagacacgaagttccaaagcagtgtcatactataacatcaaaggctacgtccttgcttttcag gtgtgggcttatgaagtactctcaaccgcaaatgagcacctggccacaagaaacagtaagggattaatcccaaggatattgagatggaattgtacacaagctccatcttacaaaatgctgcagaataacatattcgacaacaaaaat actgttgttcaacctaaactcaagatgtcaacccaagagaaggctttcatggagagtcgaattcgaggggatgataacatgcaaatggaggaggatgaatccattggagcaatgaacaacaaatcattggagcaatcagactcatctccacaaagagaacAACTCTCACCCCAAAgggaacaaagtcaaacagtggctgaggagtctgaaatgcatccaatcaccaagaagaaacatttcagatcaaagaagtccaatgacaaagaagaacgaagtcattcaaaatcctacaagaaactgaagaaggaaataaaagaagttcgtaaggatttatccacactgacttctatagtctgtaggatggatgacacaatcacaaagcagtcattggagctgtatgaaatgaagcagatgctggagagattggtccag aatcaaactgaaaatcaagggaatgatcatactgatcagaatgacaatgagtatgttgttcaagaacaacatactcaacaacaacctactgaagaacaacatactgaacgtcaagaggaaacccaaag ggaacatgaagaggaacgtggtagtgatataagcatagacggtagggatgcagacttgctaatgactataagagatatatcggatagtctaagtcatcaaattcagaaagaaTCAGACCTGCCACagatgattactacccttccatatgtgagccaacctcttgcactttgtgaattggctccaatggatcaaactgtacaaattgtaaatgaagaatctcaactg gttgagatgaaaaaaaatgatgaagcagttactttggttgaaaaagaaccagtaactgtgcctgataaagatgtggaagaaaaaccaataaagagaagaaagctatgtaaaatagcaaataaagaggtgcaacatgaagatgaacaaggtaatccacccacaacatctgctcagatcatatcagtatctacaacacctgtcccagatgtggaaatcagagaagtagatccatataatccgatgtggaaagtggatccaaaattatggaaggaatacttgcaatggaaaaaatcaagaaaaacaacccatgaagaaaggaaagtagtctccacaaccagaaagaaagactttttcagacagcttgaagaaaacacatgggtacatggagac acattggatCTGCTATTCGcccacttgcagaataaaatgttgcatctcaagcaccattgcaagcgttcttttagaatattacattcctcttttctg actggaatcaataaaccagactgcattgtttggaaccacatttttgatactcatctggtgacaccagataataagaaagctgaatggacagacccaacagcacacctaagtatatggacagaaaaagatgtcgaatactatttcaacactgctgttggtgattacaacgacataccagggtggggagatgtcaactacgtgattacctgcatcaacataaaagaacactggttggctattgcagctgatatgagaaaatgcaggatctacgtgttcgactcaatgccaaattatgttgagcagaaacttgttgatgaagctcttcaaatgcctgcacgatgcattgcctcactcgcgattgcaattggagtcaacctccattcagatcgtttcacatatggcccttggccaatacgcagatcgaaggccacattacagaaagggcgttcattggattgtggaattttctgtaccaaatttgttgaatgccttgtaactgctagtgaccttggttgtctaactgtgccaaacatgaaactgtttagacaacaatatgtgctggaactttgggccaataaatacttttgttaa